In the genome of Sebastes fasciatus isolate fSebFas1 chromosome 23, fSebFas1.pri, whole genome shotgun sequence, the window ttgacacttttctctctcacactcttactatgggctgtttctttgTCTGCAGGTtagaagcactatgtggctactcctttcaacacacctgacacttccacctgatcccttGCACTCATCTAGGAAGGCTGTAGTCTAGTAGCTGTAGTTCTGATTTCACCCAGTAGAGTGAACCATAGGACCAGTAGCCTATTTCATGCTCCCATGCTCCAGACGGGAGTCCAGTTACAGCCAGATACATAGAAAGGATGATAGAAGGCTACTGTATCTTATTTGAATAAGATTATTTAACAGTTAATAAGCAGTGAATATGTTCACAATGCTCTATGATCTAGCTCTCAAAAGACATAAAGGTACACAATCCTTTTGTTATTTCTCCAGGCATGGGCAATGCAGAGCCTGGCAAATTCCCATTAAGataatgtattgtattttttaaaattatattttgtgatGTACTATTTAGTTGTGCAGGATGAATTAAAAGCCTAATTAGTTACATGTGGAAATTGCCTTTGTAGTCCTTTCCAGCAGAGGTCCCCACCTCACAGTCTCAGAGTAGTGCCTCTGTGCATGTCTCCTACTATCACCTGTGCTTGATCATGAGCTGTGCATGTGCCATCAGTGTGCCTGCACTGAGTAGGCCCCCAAATACAGCACTGAGGGAGAAATACAGATGAGGAGAAGACGGCTGGACTTCACCTGCTATGATTGATGCCTAATGGACATTTCTGTTCATGTGTTCGTCCATGGAAAATatacagaaactgtgatggACCTTGCATTTAACAATTTAATTTCTCATCAGGCTCATTTCACACAACAATGTTTTGTATGCTTTGATCTGCATCAAGATAAACAGCCTTAACTCTACACTTGGACTCTGCATCTCTCTGTTTCTACACTCTCACCTGAGTCCAtcaccttcagttacacagcagcaccgtgcttctttttctctcatacacagcaccgtcctcatatgcgctcttactttgtaaatggcaacttccggtcgcaaaatatgaaaaaatgagGCGTTTTTTCATAAtctgtcttctagtgatttttattttttttgtttttagaagtagaaatgaaaatcaacccgttttttaaatttagttcatccctttttgaccccgatatagaaaaataaagtctttatttcaatattcatttttgtattttaaaatgaaaatcaaataaccacaattgttttgttttttaatatccgtttgtaaaaggaaaatcgaatgaacaaaagatacactgaccccGTCACCTTCATTAATCCTCTgtgacccacaatagaccctttttttttagggatttacagggggtctttagagggagatagcaggtcagcagtagatgtcacatagaagtggtgtacatcatctgaaagctggaaacatgaagattaatttgagatgcagctgtgtcaagttgttctagtcataaatcagaaataaacatgaattaattaaaataacttgTTAAAGTGTGCAagagtcaagtcaattttatttgtatagcccaaaattacaaatcacaaatttgcgtcagggggctttacaatctgtacaagatacgacaccctctgtcctttacagagcttagaacattatgatagaagtatatgatgtccattccCGTGTCCTATTATGTCTTATAAGTTGcacagatttggtgcaaaatttAAGAATTTTTTagcactcgagaattgataaaaaaaaaaatagatcaataacccctccaaaataccacattaagacaccaagacccagaggaacaccacagaaaaagacatgatgtggtttgggatcaaaaacttttgacatttggagatttctgcacccttattgtcaatctacctataggaaagccatccatcctctgaatgctctaggtctctagtttgtgactgtaaagtttcatgaggctgtgattatcctagaagtCACCACAGATCATTTTATACAgcgaggtcaagtttaaaaaaaatggtctcactacaatgaaaatgtagggtgaccatattttcaaacccccaaaccgggacACTTAAGTGTACCGCACGTTCATTCGCGCGCATCCACATGCGTTAATATGCATGCACCATcggcgttttcatcaggatggcttACTTGGCACACCTGCGGCGCATTTGAGCTCGGAGTGGGATTAGAAAGAAGGTATTATTATAGGGGGGTGCATTAGAGGCTGGGAGAATCatgacttatcacattcactactttcaccccctttaatcacagagcTATCCACCTCATGACGCaatgacagtttgggagtcctgtagagagtttccctcagaggaaacgtattgttgtctgggcttacgtacattatttttcaacttgtttcgtCTCAAGCTGTTATAATTAtaattgtggagctcagacaaCATTTTGgtcaggatggagacaccgtcCGGGTGAAAGACGGATCACCGtatactatggggactaacatcatcacacatgaatacaattggactcattggatccacaagattCTAGTCGGTGTCGGTGCATGGGTTGCCGAACGAAAAAAACAGGACTTGATAGAAACACAGAGATAACAAGTAAACTCAGCATGTGCTTTAATCCCCACTCCCCctcccaaacaaacacacatctatACACCCTTTTGAGGGCACATGTAGGACAAGAGAACGTTAACCATATTCTTAATAATAGGAGGTGCTGGGTGAAGGTCGTGTGGCAGGTGGTGGGCCAGGGTCATCTCCCAGGCATCGATCAGATGAACATTCAGTCCTTTGAACACGGCTCTGAGCACCTTGTTACACTGCCACGAGTGCCAGTCGCTGTTGGTTAGCGAGATAAAAAGCGACAGAGCTTTTGGGTTCCCGGTTCGGATGACGACCAGTGTGCCTGGAGCCCTGTCCAGCAGCCGCACCACCGCCCTGCGGATGCACTGCAGCCTCCGGATGTAGATCTCCATCGGGAAAGTGCCGAAGTGAGCCCAGATGCCAAAAAATACGACAGTGTTGGTGCCTCCGATTAAGCCATCTATTTCATTGGCAATGTACCGAAGCTCGCTGGTTGAGACGACGACAATACGGATAGGAGGGCCGTGGAAGCGGGACGTCAACAAGATGTTGTTTGCATAGTCCAAGGAGATGTAAGGTCCGGCTCTCTTCGGGCTGTGCAGGTCAAACTCCTTCAGATCTAAAAGTAttacagagggaacagaatgagcTTCAGTGGGAACAAAATCAAACTCTTCCCAGAAATCCCTGTGGATCAGTTACCTGGTAGAGCTGTGTTGAGGAATTCAAACAGCTGCCTGACAGTGGAGTCTCCATTCATGTGGACCACCTTTCCTTTCAGACATTGAATCATGGCAGAAGTGTTGAATTGATGAACTGTGGTGCCATCTAGTGCTCGCCACACACCCTGGTAGTAATAACCAGAAGGAGCAGATgtcacactgctgctctgcacctTTGGTTGAGCTGGGAGGAAGTTGAAGGATAAGGGTGGGTTATcacataaaaagaccaaaaccaagataTAAAGTGACTGTATGAACATCTTATGGCCTATCCTTACTCCTGAAAGACCAGATACACGGCTAACAGCTGGTGCCACGTTCATGAACTTTTAGCCTAGTGCTCCATGCTACCAGCGCTCTTCTCAAACTGGGCTGAATACATGTCTCTACAGGAGAATGCCAGAAGAAAGtagtatgtttttttcctgCCTGTTTTACTTGCATTGTCTGTAGCACATTCAGTTTTAAATGATAATCGTAGGCAGTAAGAAAAATCATGCTTTACCTTCCTTTTGTGGCAACACGGTGACACTGGCAGGTCCTGAAGACCGCATGTAGACTTTCAAGTTAACACCGCTGAAGAAAAGCACACACAATAAAATATCTCTTACAACATAAAGATAAGAAAGGAGGACAAACATTTGGAATCATTCAATGAAGTTAAAAACCAGAAAGATCGAACACTAAAATGGAAAACAATTGCTTGAAAGTTCATTCAACATTACACAAATCTTGACCTCTAAAAATCAATTTTTGtgagttaaagctgcactaattcATATTTTCACACATCAGACCAGTAATACGTCATccagaccacgcccccttttgggggaaaacaatcccgtgtccctcatagacaGTAAAACAAACTGGTAATAGTAATGTgtaatgtcctaaaaaagatataatagaggagctttatggctccaaaAGTTAGCTACTGTTATGTTCCGTTTGTTGTTTCTATTTATGTCtgtgttaagcgtccttgggtttcttgaaaggcgctatataaattattattaattaatttacaataaacaaaataccagtcctgtctctctgctccctcACCTTCGAAAGAGCTTCTCCTCCTCGGCcttgatgttttgtttgtatgaTCCCATGGCGTGGTCGACCCTGGCATCACAGCTCAGGTTCTTTGGCTTGTAGCAGAACCAAGGCTCGCCTGTACGGACGTCAGTGTAGTTGCACAGAGGCTGGGTTGGACGTAGGCAGACGTTACAGATGGAAGTTTCAGAGACTGAGCCTGAGCGGAAGAGGCTCTTGAAGTAAATCCTGTCGGGCTGTTCGCTGTTCAGCCTGTTCAGCACTGGGATAGCCTCAACGGGGTGAATCAGCGTCACCTGATTGGATAGAGAACCAGAGTTTTCACAAAGcctttccaaaaccaaaaacaaaagaggTAAAGTGCAACAAATTAAtgtattaaagtggcagtaggcagaatatttttggcatcattgggcaaagattccataataacctttcagcaaattgtaattcaattgtattccgagagaaaactagacttctgcacctcctcatggctctgttttcaggctttagaaattctagcccgtgatgggagactttggccaatcacaggtcatttcacatttcacaaactggtaaagttaggcattgaccttgaatgggtAAAGTTAGGGATTGACCTCGAATTGATTTTtattagttaaggttagacattgatgttgaatagttaaggttaggataggtcatcggcagcgagtctcgcaagagtttttgcaagtttttgcagctctcagatcagatttctcAGTTTGCAGGCTCCTTTCTAGACATGACCGTTATCATTACAAACGGCATGTGATGTGCGAGAATTAAAGTTAACAGCCGTAGCAACAGTTTCTAAGGGGAGCGGGGCTTCGCGAACAATCAGAAGATTACAAATACCTACAGTATAATCACATTTAACATGATAGTTTTTAGCATTACCTCAACCTGCGCGCCTCCATCCCAGAGTAAAGAGAATACAGCAGAGTAACTCCCATTGAGATGATCCACTACTTGCCCAACCACACCTGCACCAAGCTTCCGGTTGTGCAGCTTGGCGAGTAAGAAGTCCCCCCCAGACTTCCTGGGACGGCCCTTGAAGTCAGACATCTGTATCATAACCTCCAGCTGATCCCCTACGTGCCACTGTCCTCCTCCCCTCACTGGGAGAATGGTGAAGTTGCTGTGAGCTGGATCGCTGGTGTGCTCCAAAGAGACAAGTGGAGTTTCAGGCCAAGCAATGGAGTCTCGTAGGAAGCGTTCCTCCAGAGCCTCCTCACGGGACAGTGGCTGGAAGGTGCAGAAGTGGCGATGCTTGTCAGGGTCAGTGAAAACTCTTGGGACGATGATGGTGGAGTTCACTTTATGCGGaaactggagagagagaaggtgacaAACATGCATCAGACAAACGCACTGAAAGCAAATTAACCATATAAAGCAAAAGGGGCCAAGAAGGAAGATTTTTCCCATCCCAAAGCTCAAATTAACTTTGGGGGGGTTGATAAGAACTGTTGATCTGTTAGCTGCAGGAATTTCTACCTTTCTCAACTTCCCCTGTGGCCCTTACTCAATTGCACAAAATCAAATGGTCAAGGTTTTCAAAGTGTTGTTCACTGCTCTCTAGctagaggagctgctgctgtcaccagGTCAAGGTGCAACATTGAGAGGGTAAATACCATTGAACTGCATTGATTTGCAATGAAagaacattactgttgctgagCCACATTGCATTTGAAAATATCCTGAAACCTGactaatattaaacatttcaaaCAGGGTCCACCCTTCAAGCAGACCCTCTAAAACCAAGTTCTCACCTCCAGAACATCCATGTTATGTAGCACATAGATCGAGACAAAGAGAGCCAGAAAGAGGAAGATGACTCCGTACTCCTTTCTTATACAAGCTCTGGCCTTCATGATAGTCTTGATCTATGGCTGCAGCAGGTTGTGACCACTTCCTCTGGTACTGGATTAAAGAAgagaattattaaaaaataaaaacaaaaaacataggGGTTACTGCTAAAAACTTGAAATTCCTTTGATTAACCAACCATCAACCAAAGAAAGCAGCTTCCTCTCTTGCAGTTGACCATGATTCAATCTATCCCGCACCCTTTGCCACGTCATGTAAAGAAGTAAATTCAAATACATTTGGATTGTGCTGTTTTTGACAACCTGACACCACACACTGCAAAGTTACCCTAATAACAAGTTGCACAACTATCTGTTTTCATGTTCATTACAGAAGCAGAGAAGGGATTTCCAGCACAACTTCACCTACTTCCAAGGTGCATGGAGATGGGAGTCTAAAGAAGTAAAACTCCAGCAACTCCAGTAGTATGCAGATCACCTGTATTGTTAGACCAACATGTTTCAGCGTGTGGCCTTCATCAGGGTCATCATACAATACACAAACAAATTTGAAAATATAAAAGACTACCAATCATATACATCCACTCCCATGTCAGCCAATGAGGCTCACATAGATGGGCTGGATAGATGGTCATGTGGCTTTCGGCCAATCACATTCCCAAACTGGCAGAGAGGTAAGGGGAGTGCCCAATAAAAGACATGGGTGATATCATATTTGGTCCTCATGCACTAGAGAGGTGCATTAAGAGACAGCACTCAGACTTGTGCAGAAGAGGTCTTAACCCAGTGGGCCTATTTAGTGTGGCATcctttgaaaacaaacaaaaaaactataaaagctaagaatatgattaaaaaataaatgtttatatattatttagattagggctgtcaatcaataaaaatatttaattgcgattaatcgcatgaatgtccatagttaatcacgattaatcacattatttcatctgttcaaaatgtaccttaaagggagatttttagtcaagtatttaatactcttatcaacatgggagtgtgcatatatattaatgcaaatgtatgtacagtatatatttattattggaaatcaattaacaacacaaaacaatgacagatattgtccagatccctcacaggtactgcatttagcataaaaaaaacacaccagttgattccttaggttatctagtttgataccagtatcgtcactctagctttaaaactgagcccactcaTACTCATAAAACACTGCTACAtaacaaaaaatgaaacaaGTCACTACAACAATCTGTCAACACCATTACCACCCAGCTTATGTCTGTCACCGCCAAAATGAAAACTATGAAGGAAACAATTCTGGACTTACAAAGACGCAGTATGAAGGACACTCTAGTTTTCTAGTTTTACTTTCCATAGATGGACAGTTGTACCAGTGATAAGGACATAACCCCCTGGCTCTTCTAGACAccccctcatctctctctctctctctctctctctctctctctctctctctctctctgaacattacaaacaaaaacatcaggTTAAACAACAAAGCAGTCAGCTCAAGGGAACGAACTATGGACTCAATGATCAATATCCACAAATTATACTTAGATGGAGAGTTGTACCGGGATAAGGACATGAACTCCTGGCTCTTCTAGAaacacgcccccccccccctcccccaatctccctctgtctctcgtacaccgctacacacacacacacaaacactcctaTGTCAAAATTAAGGTTTAAGGTTTAGACCATAACAACCCTTTCAATATGTCATCAGAACCTGGAATATCCGTGGAATTGGTACACagccaaaacaaataaaagttcTGAATCATCTGGCCAAACTACAAgcagatatatttatttaatacaagAAACACATCTCTCAGATTCAGACtacaataaatttaaataatcacaattcATTCACTTATTCTCAGCTTactacaacacaaaacaacgaggGGTATGTAtcttaataaacaaaaaaagtctcatTTGTCCGTAACACCAccatcacaaataaataacattttcgTAATTTTTATCGCTTATCTTTATTCATTGGAAAAGGATCCAATTCAAGAAGATATCAACTAATTTCTGAACAGCATTGACCTACCACAACCTAGTAAAAATCAAACCAACACACTGGACTCACCAATAACACCGGACAAACTTGCTTCCCTGTGTGAGTGAAAAATACCATGTCCTTTGGAATGTGTACGTAGCAACAAGTTATCATTTGTTTACTCAGATAAATCGGAATGTTCCGGGAGAGCACAGACTGTCCTAatgtgtagttacatttcttaTCCCCCTCGCACCTGCACTCTGCTAAAACTATCATAAGTAACTCCCTTGTATGAATAGAAAATGCTTTCCCACACACAAGCACGGTGGAAGGTGTGGGCCACCAGGGGGGGAGGCTAAATCAGAGTGACCAGAGACTTTTTATTAAGTCATTTCTCAATCATTTTGGGGGCCCGTCCGGGATCCTTAAATACCCGTTTCTCTTCACCAACAGAGACTCATCTGACACCGTGCACGGGGGAGTCCGGGACTCCTGACTGAAAGACCTCCTCCCCGGCGAAGTAAATTCGACAGTTTGGATTATTTAGAGGCTAGTGAGAGTTGGTGGAGACACACAGGGTGACAGGATCTCGACTGAATACGGGCATAGGAGAAGACTCCTAGACAACTGAATCAGGTTGGTCAATTTTAGTTCTGAAACAATACTGTAAAAGTCCCGGGGGATTTGTGATTACTGTTCTGGGGACAGTTTAATTTTAACCAAAGGGTTAAAGTGTGACAGATCTGTGTGAAGTCCTGGGGGCTTGTAATAACTGTTCTGGGAATAATTTAATTTGAACCGGAGGTTAAAATGGGAAAGGGTGGAAGCAAGATGCCCGCTAAGGGACCCGCTTCTCAGATGGAAAATGTTTACGGGCCCTGGGtcctaaaacatttaaaacaatgGAATCAATGGGGATTCCCTGTTAATGGAAGTCTACAGAAACAAGACTTAACTGatcttaaagaaaaaaatttaaGAGAAGGCGGGTGGTaaagaaagtaaataaaaaaatatgggATTAAGGAATGGAAAATGTCACGGACACTAAAGAAGTAATGGCCGGTGTAAAACATCCAAGAGACATTGGGGGACCCGAATTTGTCAGAGATGTGACATCCTTGGTCCAACAGTACCGACCAACCAGCCCCGAGCTCCTTCAACTTCTCCAGTACAAAGTGGGACTGGAAATGGGAGAGGTCCAGGGTAACTTTAACCCCCTAAATGCCGATGGGACACATTGTATGTTTGACTGGACTAATGGCAGTGAATACAGAGTGGCAGTGGAGGCCCTGTTGGGCCGTGTGTCAACACCACCGCAGGCTGTTCCCCATCTCTCAGCACTATTCAGGCATGAATTTGCCTGCCGGACAGGTCTTTGGAGGAACCGGTGATACACCTTTTGAACAACAATACAAGCACCTGTATGTCAAAGGACTGAGAGAAGATGTACAAAGACTGATGACAACCGTATGCATCACATGGGACAACTGCAGGTTTGCTGTAGTAAAAGAACATTCTGTGCACGCTGAAAGgacactgagagacagagaagaggagagggccAGGAGGGAGGACAaggacaaaaagaagaaaaacatcggAGAACTCTTGATGTATCAGGGGGATGGTGGCAGAGGCCGAGGTGGACACTGCAACAAGTGACTACATTCTCACCCAAACTGAGTTAAAACTCCAGAACCTTTAAGCAAGGCTGTAGCTGTAACTGATGAATTGACTGGGAGAGAAGTAAAACAACGTTTTTCTGCTCTCCACATGTTGTTCAGTGCATTTAATGTGCCGAGATTTGATGTGTGCactgggcatttctgtaaaagCCTCCCCTGATGGCACTGAGATAGTTAGGGAAGGAGACTGTAACTTTGTACTCCAGGCATTCCTAACTATTATTTTAGATTTGACCTAGTCACACAGGTCACTAAAGATCTCTCAGCATTGTGTGAAGCtaacttcccccccccccctcccacgtCTGACaaaaagaaggaaggaaatatGCACTGCACTGTCAAGGTCCAGCTACCCCTATGCAGAAAGATTTTTTAAGACTTCACATGCTCAGGTCAggatttcagacattttttggggaAAAGGTTTTCGCACTGGATTAGTTGTATTAAGACCAGAGGAACAAATTCTGTTTGTCCACATGTTTCTCTAGCCAAACCTAAAGACCCCTCTTGGTAACTATGTGGTCCATTTGAAACCATCTGTGCAGAACTCTACGATTGGGAAGCAGTACCCGATACGCCAGGAGTCAGTTATTCAAAGAAAGGGCAAgtttgcatatgtgtgcatatgacAGGGAGATTGCCTTTGCCTTTGACAAACCTGATGTTGGTTTAATGAATAACACCTAAATCAACGTACAGGCCTTATCAGAGACAACATCCTTTAAAGCCAGAAGGTATAACACAGGTGTTTAAAGCTCTAAAAGAGAAAGGAATAATAATAGCATGTCCTAACTCACCATGTAACACTCCTATTTACCCAGTGAAAAAGGCATCGCCTTCCAGCAGCTGGTGGATGGTCTAGGACGTACAGGGTGTGAATGCTGCAATCCAGCCACGCACACCTGTGGTAGTGGACCGTCTACAATTTTGTTCCACCAACAGACTGCCTAGAAGTGACGCACGCTGTAACCGGTATCCGTCCAGTAGATGACTCCAGTTACAAATGTCCAAAACTCAAGTGAGTAATGTGGCCTGGAAAGTGACTGTCGAAAACATTAATGTTTCACTTCCCCTTCTCCCTGTCATATGCACCAGTTAACAATTTTACATAAACTTCTCTTGTGGTTTCTTGAGACCTCTACACCCAGACAAAAACAATGCATTACTGATCCTCAACCCATTCTGGCTCCGCTTTTCAACAAAATGATAACTAAAATAGAACAAAATTCAAGATTTCCAGCAAACATGAACACAGCCACAATTTCCCTCCCCCTCAAACCCAACAAAGACCCAACCTTGCCGTCAAGTTACCGtcccatttctctcctcaacaTAGATACAAAAATCATAACAAAGGTACTAACTCACAGAATAGAAAAAAGTCACTCATCCATAATTCACCCAGATCAAACCGGCTTTATCAAAGGTAGACATTCATCCAACAACACacgtaatttaatttaattcattattcATCTTTACAGTAAGCAGGAACCATCATAGCCACCTTGGATGCAGAAAAAGCCTTTGACAGAGTAAACTGGaaatttcttttacttttatttcccTCATGGGCAGAATAGGTACCGTTAAAATGACAATACTCCCTAAAATAAATGAGCTATTCACAATGATCCCATCCCA includes:
- the LOC141761856 gene encoding NXPE family member 3-like, with translation MKARACIRKEYGVIFLFLALFVSIYVLHNMDVLEFPHKVNSTIIVPRVFTDPDKHRHFCTFQPLSREEALEERFLRDSIAWPETPLVSLEHTSDPAHSNFTILPVRGGGQWHVGDQLEVMIQMSDFKGRPRKSGGDFLLAKLHNRKLGAGVVGQVVDHLNGSYSAVFSLLWDGGAQVEVTLIHPVEAIPVLNRLNSEQPDRIYFKSLFRSGSVSETSICNVCLRPTQPLCNYTDVRTGEPWFCYKPKNLSCDARVDHAMGSYKQNIKAEEEKLFRSGVNLKVYMRSSGPASVTVLPQKEAQPKVQSSSVTSAPSGYYYQGVWRALDGTTVHQFNTSAMIQCLKGKVVHMNGDSTVRQLFEFLNTALPDLKEFDLHSPKRAGPYISLDYANNILLTSRFHGPPIRIVVVSTSELRYIANEIDGLIGGTNTVVFFGIWAHFGTFPMEIYIRRLQCIRRAVVRLLDRAPGTLVVIRTGNPKALSLFISLTNSDWHSWQCNKVLRAVFKGLNVHLIDAWEMTLAHHLPHDLHPAPPIIKNMVNVLLSYMCPQKGV